DNA from Kitasatospora herbaricolor:
CGTCGAACTCCGCCGTGCACAGCTTCGATATCAGGTCGGCGCCGGGCCGGCGGCGCCGCCGCTCGATGACGGGGACGAGGTAGGCCTCCAACTGCTCGGCGCAGTCCAGGCAGTGGCGGCGGCGTTCGGGTGTGAGGTCCAGGCTGGTGACGAACTCGCCGACGCCGCCGAGCCAGGCGCGCACCTGCCGGTGATCCCGCTTGTCCAGGCCGAGCACGTCGAGCGTCACCCGGACCGCGAAGGGCTTGCCGAAGTCGTTGACGAGGTCCAGCCGCCCCCGGGGCAGGAAGGGCGCGACCAGCTCGGCGGCGTTGGCGCGGACGGCGCGTACCTGGCCCTCCAGGGCCGACCCGGTGAACCCGCGGACGACGATCCCTCGCTTGGCGGTGTGCTCGGCCCCGGTCATCCGGGCGAGGACCGGCCCGCGCATCACCGGCTCGGCACGCACCTGCAACGGCCGGGTGGTGAAGCCCTCATGGTCGGTCAGCACCCGCTTCACGTCCTGGTGCCGGGAGAGGAAGTAGCTGTCGATCGCGGGTTCGTGGTGCACCCGCGACCGCTCTCTCAGCCCAGCGAAGTACCGGTAGGGGTCGACGGCGAAGTCCGCGGACAGGACGCTGAAGCGGGGATCGGCCATGGGGGCGGAGACCTCTCGGGGGGCGGGCACGGCGGGACAACTCGCTCGGCCCCGCCCGCCGCATGATCCATTATGGCCGGTCGCCGACGCCGCCCGGCAACTCGGCCCGGAGGAAGGCTTCCTGAGCTCGCGCATGCCCGGCGACCGGCGACCGGCGACCGGGGCGCGGCCGGCCCCGCCGCCCCGGTGCCGTGCCCCGCCCGCCGCGGGCGGCGGGATCAGCGGCCGGCCGCGGCCGCCTGCCGCCCGGCCCGCCAGTCGGGTGCGAGCAGCGACCAGATCTCCTGGTCGTGCCGCTTGCCCCGGTAGAGGTAACTCTCGCGCAGCACACCCTCCCTGGTCATCCCGAGCCGGCGGGCGACGGCGATGCTGGGCTCGTTCTCGGCGGACACCCACCACTCCACCCGGTGGATGCCCCGCTCCTCGACGGCCCAGTCGATGATGGTCCGCACGGCCCGGGTCACCAGCCCCTTGCCGACGGCCGCCGGCTCCAGCCAGCAGCCGGCCTCGGCGGTGCCCTGCTCGATCTCCCACCGGCGGAAG
Protein-coding regions in this window:
- a CDS encoding cytochrome P450, cyclodipeptide synthase-associated, translated to MADPRFSVLSADFAVDPYRYFAGLRERSRVHHEPAIDSYFLSRHQDVKRVLTDHEGFTTRPLQVRAEPVMRGPVLARMTGAEHTAKRGIVVRGFTGSALEGQVRAVRANAAELVAPFLPRGRLDLVNDFGKPFAVRVTLDVLGLDKRDHRQVRAWLGGVGEFVTSLDLTPERRRHCLDCAEQLEAYLVPVIERRRRRPGADLISKLCTAEFDGIAMSDREVTALIINVLLAAVEPADKTLALLFKHLIDHPGQLAQVREDPTLLPAAIAETLRFTPPVQLIPRQVEQDAEFGGAVVPAGATVFCMIGAANRDPEAFTAPDAFDIHRPDLGTARSFTAAAQHLAFGAGLHQCVGAAFARAETETVAALLLPLLDQVRHVPGARYREAGLYTRGPVALPLDFTPVRAGAAGLG
- a CDS encoding GNAT family N-acetyltransferase — encoded protein: MYSISLGDDGAELSPLEPWQAEEFLAHIDRGREFIGQHNGLPDLVTDLASSRAFLQAYADRTAADAGRIHGIRTGGTLVGAVIFRRWEIEQGTAEAGCWLEPAAVGKGLVTRAVRTIIDWAVEERGIHRVEWWVSAENEPSIAVARRLGMTREGVLRESYLYRGKRHDQEIWSLLAPDWRAGRQAAAAGR